In Pantoea phytobeneficialis, one genomic interval encodes:
- a CDS encoding sugar dehydrogenase complex small subunit, protein MERRHFLKLMMATPVIVAIPMQPLLAAPTDSSAALLLRASELLTGRRGLDIGITERLWTLLCQQDSTFPAQLASLMARLNALHSEDREQIVAQLSDDEVKTALMIISPWYLGYTGHPSTTKAVDDAHFVTFLSALMYEPTKDHTIRPTYARAGGDYWAEVPPGVTAPTMPAEIRAWGDRSPLAASTIKEPEAPWLLMIQGKAKTLVEAEALLAQHNNT, encoded by the coding sequence ATGGAAAGACGACACTTTTTAAAACTGATGATGGCGACGCCGGTGATTGTTGCCATCCCCATGCAGCCACTGCTGGCAGCGCCGACAGACAGCAGCGCGGCGCTGCTGCTGCGCGCCAGTGAATTGCTGACCGGACGTCGCGGCCTGGATATCGGGATTACCGAGCGCCTGTGGACGCTGTTGTGCCAACAGGACAGCACGTTTCCCGCGCAGCTCGCCAGTCTGATGGCGCGTCTGAATGCGCTGCACAGCGAAGACCGTGAGCAGATCGTCGCCCAGTTAAGCGATGACGAAGTGAAAACCGCGCTGATGATTATTTCGCCGTGGTATCTCGGCTACACCGGCCATCCGTCCACCACCAAAGCGGTGGATGACGCGCACTTTGTGACCTTCCTGTCGGCGTTAATGTATGAACCGACGAAGGATCACACTATTCGTCCTACTTATGCGCGCGCCGGGGGAGATTACTGGGCGGAAGTCCCGCCCGGCGTTACCGCGCCGACCATGCCTGCGGAGATCCGCGCCTGGGGCGATCGCTCGCCGCTGGCCGCCAGCACCATCAAAGAACCGGAAGCCCCCTGGCTGCTGATGATTCAGGGCAAAGCCAAAACCCTCGTGGAAGCCGAGGCGTTACTGGCGCAGCACAACAACACATAA
- a CDS encoding c-type cytochrome — MRLHQLFSLTSLLLVSSLSLAQDASPDLVKRGEYLAIAGDCSACHRNPESGQPFSGGYAIQSPMGMIYGSNITPSKSAGIGGYSLADFTAVMREGKAPGNHYLYPAMPYTAFAGMSDDDIHALYSYLMLGVPADDHPAPETHLPFPFSFRPVMAMWNLMFLDKSAVPGSTAAPGSAERGEYLVRTLAHCSTCHTPRNSMMAEQGDRFLSGGKVGSWSAPNITPDAQAGIGDWSEAEIETYLRTGALHGKAIAAGEMGTAVQNSFSKLDDSDLQAIARYLKQVPAIGGSDRKAPGVAPASTPLSAIETGMKDDINDYVSADAMSGAQLYNGACATCHASDGRGTHDQQRFYPSLVGSSAVLSSDPANLIMTIAEGVDRQTPAGHAFMPEFRTQFSQAQLAKVANYVSTSFGNPQHTISGDDVRQTLHGESGSWLIRYAQPLTIAGAVIALVVLLWLVYILRRRRG, encoded by the coding sequence ATGCGCTTACATCAGTTGTTCAGCCTCACCAGCCTGCTGCTGGTCAGCAGCCTGAGTCTGGCGCAGGACGCCTCACCGGATCTGGTCAAACGCGGCGAATATCTGGCGATTGCCGGAGACTGCTCCGCCTGCCATCGCAACCCGGAGAGCGGTCAACCTTTTTCTGGTGGTTACGCCATTCAGTCACCGATGGGGATGATTTACGGCTCGAACATCACGCCATCGAAAAGCGCCGGGATTGGTGGTTATAGCCTGGCGGATTTCACCGCAGTGATGCGTGAAGGGAAAGCGCCGGGTAATCATTATCTTTATCCGGCGATGCCGTACACCGCGTTTGCTGGCATGTCAGATGATGACATCCATGCGCTTTACTCGTACCTGATGTTGGGTGTGCCCGCGGATGACCATCCGGCACCGGAAACCCATCTGCCATTCCCGTTCTCTTTCCGTCCGGTGATGGCGATGTGGAACCTGATGTTCCTCGATAAAAGCGCGGTGCCGGGGAGTACGGCCGCACCAGGTAGCGCCGAACGCGGCGAGTATCTGGTACGGACTCTGGCGCACTGTTCCACCTGCCATACGCCGCGCAACAGCATGATGGCGGAGCAGGGCGATCGTTTCCTGTCCGGTGGGAAGGTGGGTAGCTGGAGTGCGCCGAATATCACGCCAGATGCACAGGCCGGGATTGGTGACTGGAGCGAAGCGGAGATTGAAACCTACCTGCGTACCGGCGCGCTGCATGGCAAAGCGATTGCCGCGGGCGAGATGGGGACGGCGGTGCAGAATTCGTTCTCAAAACTCGATGACAGCGATCTCCAGGCCATTGCCCGCTACCTGAAACAGGTGCCCGCGATTGGCGGAAGCGATCGCAAAGCCCCTGGCGTGGCGCCCGCCAGCACGCCGCTGTCGGCAATCGAAACCGGGATGAAAGACGACATCAACGATTACGTTTCGGCGGATGCCATGAGCGGTGCGCAGTTGTATAACGGTGCCTGCGCCACCTGCCACGCCAGTGATGGTCGCGGTACTCATGATCAACAGCGTTTTTACCCGTCGCTGGTGGGTTCCTCTGCGGTGCTCTCCAGTGATCCGGCCAACCTGATCATGACTATCGCCGAAGGGGTGGACCGTCAAACCCCGGCAGGTCACGCCTTTATGCCGGAGTTCCGCACCCAGTTCAGTCAGGCACAACTGGCAAAGGTAGCGAATTATGTCTCCACCAGCTTTGGTAACCCGCAACACACCATTTCTGGTGATGACGTGCGGCAAACGTTGCACGGGGAAAGTGGCAGCTGGCTGATTCGCTATGCGCAACCTCTAACTATTGCT
- a CDS encoding GMC family oxidoreductase produces MSEFDADVVIIGSGALGANAAYQLAKAGKSVIMLEAGPYIPRWKVVENYRNGASKRNWCAPYPNLPWAPNSYTEGYIDAKGDDDFEYVTSYLRVAGGSTRHWASACWRLLPNDFKLKSVYGVGRDWPFEYSELEPWYLQAEREIGVVGTGEEDQSGQGRGHYPPRSAAYPLPPEAKPYMVQRMQAKLGPMGYQVVHEPHARVSRPYDGRPACAGNNNCEPICPIGAMYSGDMHVDKAVALGVKLITEAVAWKLEKGAGNKIVALTWRKPDGKDSRLTAKVFIVAAHGLETPKLLLMNNVANSSDQVGRNLMDHTGLSLTFLADEPLWTGRGSVQHGTIANRRDEASRSQHSAIRYSLRNLVPNVDVTVPLLKQGMMGQALDDAIRDRASRIMNISTMSETLPSPTNRVVPNYDRKDSIGLPMLKVNYHLDSYVRGMRPQAYKDFANFLQAFNGEVIEAPTGWRNQYHIMGTTIMGDNRKDSVVDADCRSWDHPNLFLATTGVMPTSATVNPTLTGIALAIRMAATIAREV; encoded by the coding sequence ATGAGCGAATTTGATGCTGATGTGGTGATCATCGGCTCGGGCGCCCTCGGCGCCAATGCCGCTTACCAACTGGCGAAAGCCGGTAAGTCGGTGATTATGCTGGAAGCCGGACCCTATATCCCGCGCTGGAAAGTGGTGGAGAATTACCGCAACGGGGCCAGCAAGCGGAACTGGTGCGCACCGTATCCCAATCTGCCGTGGGCGCCCAACTCCTACACCGAAGGCTATATCGATGCCAAAGGGGATGACGATTTCGAATACGTCACCAGCTACCTGCGCGTCGCCGGAGGCAGTACCCGCCACTGGGCCTCGGCCTGCTGGCGTTTGTTACCCAATGATTTCAAACTAAAAAGCGTTTACGGCGTGGGTCGTGACTGGCCGTTTGAATACAGCGAGCTGGAACCCTGGTATCTGCAAGCCGAACGTGAAATTGGTGTGGTCGGTACCGGCGAAGAGGATCAGAGCGGCCAGGGACGCGGTCATTATCCACCACGTTCAGCGGCGTATCCGCTGCCGCCCGAGGCAAAACCGTATATGGTGCAGCGCATGCAGGCCAAACTGGGGCCGATGGGCTACCAGGTGGTGCATGAACCGCACGCCCGTGTCTCTCGTCCCTATGATGGTCGTCCGGCCTGCGCCGGTAATAACAACTGCGAACCGATCTGCCCGATTGGTGCTATGTATTCCGGCGATATGCATGTGGACAAAGCGGTGGCGCTGGGCGTCAAACTGATCACCGAAGCGGTGGCCTGGAAGCTGGAGAAGGGCGCAGGCAATAAAATTGTCGCATTGACCTGGCGTAAGCCGGATGGCAAGGACAGCCGGTTGACCGCCAAGGTGTTTATCGTTGCCGCCCACGGGCTGGAAACGCCGAAGCTGCTGTTAATGAACAACGTCGCCAACAGTTCGGATCAGGTGGGCCGCAACCTGATGGATCACACCGGGTTGAGTCTGACCTTCCTCGCCGATGAACCGCTGTGGACCGGTCGGGGTTCGGTGCAACACGGCACCATCGCCAATCGTCGCGATGAAGCGAGTCGTTCGCAGCATTCTGCCATTCGTTACTCACTGCGTAATCTGGTGCCCAACGTTGATGTCACGGTGCCGCTGTTGAAGCAGGGCATGATGGGCCAGGCGTTGGATGACGCAATCCGCGATCGCGCTTCACGCATTATGAACATCAGCACCATGAGTGAAACGCTACCCAGCCCGACCAACCGTGTGGTACCGAATTACGATCGCAAAGATTCGATTGGCCTGCCAATGCTGAAGGTCAATTATCACCTCGACAGTTATGTACGTGGCATGCGACCGCAGGCATACAAGGATTTTGCCAACTTTTTGCAGGCGTTTAACGGTGAAGTGATTGAAGCGCCGACCGGTTGGCGTAACCAGTACCACATTATGGGCACCACCATTATGGGCGATAACCGCAAGGACTCGGTGGTTGACGCCGATTGTCGTAGCTGGGATCACCCCAACTTGTTCCTCGCCACCACCGGCGTGATGCCGACGTCGGCGACCGTTAACCCGACGCTGACCGGCATCGCACTGGCGATCCGCATGGCGGCGACCATTGCCAGGGAGGTGTGA